One part of the Aurantibacillus circumpalustris genome encodes these proteins:
- a CDS encoding DUF2200 domain-containing protein: protein MKITAEHNERMAKMTFATVYPLYINKVERKGRTKKELHQVIEWLTGFDDKKLQELIDKNDTFESFFKKAKLNPNAHLITGLICGYRIEEIDNTLTKQVRYLDKLVDELAKGKKMEKILRVA, encoded by the coding sequence ATGAAAATAACAGCAGAGCATAATGAGCGCATGGCTAAAATGACATTTGCTACCGTTTATCCGCTTTACATTAATAAAGTGGAGCGTAAAGGCAGAACAAAAAAAGAATTGCACCAGGTAATAGAATGGCTAACCGGCTTTGACGATAAGAAACTACAAGAACTGATTGACAAGAATGATACCTTTGAATCCTTTTTTAAGAAAGCCAAACTAAACCCAAATGCTCATTTGATAACAGGCTTAATTTGCGGATACCGGATAGAAGAAATTGATAATACACTCACAAAACAAGTAAGGTATTTAGATAAATTGGTGGACGAGTTAGCGAAAGGAAAGAAAATGGAAAAAATTTTGAGGGTTGCGTAA
- a CDS encoding GNAT family N-acetyltransferase, giving the protein MPDTNMIFETTKLYVRQLETNDAAAFFELMGNPNVMNPIPQKPFNEKESVSKLAELILLEKSSDTKIWCLCQKGNNKLIGICGVLKNDDKEDEIVYRIIETYWGNGYGTEIAKGLIDYCFVTMKSNLITADVCIENVKSVKILNKYFTIEKEFFNPEDNCIDRRYVLKRENWL; this is encoded by the coding sequence GTGCCTGATACTAATATGATTTTTGAAACGACAAAACTATATGTTAGACAACTAGAAACAAATGACGCAGCTGCATTTTTCGAGTTAATGGGTAATCCAAATGTTATGAATCCGATTCCTCAAAAACCTTTTAACGAAAAAGAAAGCGTTTCTAAATTGGCTGAACTAATCCTATTGGAAAAATCATCAGACACTAAAATTTGGTGCTTATGCCAAAAGGGTAATAATAAACTAATTGGAATTTGTGGTGTTTTAAAAAATGATGATAAGGAAGATGAAATTGTTTATCGAATTATTGAAACGTACTGGGGCAATGGTTACGGGACAGAAATAGCAAAAGGACTTATCGATTATTGTTTTGTTACAATGAAATCTAACCTTATAACTGCAGACGTTTGTATTGAAAATGTTAAATCAGTAAAAATATTGAATAAGTATTTTACAATTGAAAAAGAATTTTTTAACCCTGAGGATAACTGTATAGATAGACGATATGTTTTAAAAAGAGAAAACTGGTTATAA
- a CDS encoding glycine-rich protein yields the protein MKRKIYKLVSGAKTELLALALALFSITAYSQTTYTFSYTGGQQTIALQAGSYSVQCWGAKGESAVNQPTGGIGGYSAGTFSLSSTTTVYVSAGGKGSLGPSSGAFANGGWNGGGQGYGSTVIGAGGGGASHIATVTGVLSALSSNTSAIIIVAGGGGGSGYAGVGGNGGGVTGGNGNSGTGGTTGGTFGVGAIGTTAGTCGGGGGGWFGGNLGSPGNTGGAGGGSGYIGGLISGITVQSGQTGFVSDPDVTGNGLVLITELCNISIYSSGTNSLNPSICSGQSLTLTTNATSNYSWSTGQTTNSIVVAPNTNTVYSLVATSSLNCSTSTTRSVTVSSLPPVISISNPSNNICLGKTVSLTASGALTYTWVNAGVVNGQTFTPSATAAYTVMGQNGCGTTNATTTITVAPLVVTATAPVTLVCAGSTATLTATSAVPNYTWLPGPFTGSTVVASPTANTLYTVIASDGACNGTATLNITTKVTPTITSSASSATICQGLSTTLNASGAGTGGTYSWTPGGAGSQITVSPATSTLYTLMGTNTLNCTGLTQQLVIVDNMPIFNVVANKTLVCSGQTVNLVASGNSISGFVWTNGPSTGTYTPTVSTTNVYTVTASHSANTCTATKTIVVAAIIPNVTFPVDTSICAGGTATITASGATSYVFNGLTNGTSGTTIFQPQQTTTITIIATTTSLTTNCPLTQTLLLSVNPLPTLTVVATRTAICKSETNTLTPSGAQSFTLTSATGATNTGTSFVITPTASVLYTVTGTDSKGCKAELVLQAKVNTCNSLNEFNFNTTAWLVYPNPSNGTFILKSDVPLDLTLVNELGQQVRTIQLEAANGFSVEIKNLRAGIYFVIDKNSSGTARKIVVE from the coding sequence ATGAAAAGAAAAATTTACAAATTAGTATCAGGTGCAAAAACGGAATTATTAGCACTTGCGTTGGCCCTGTTTTCAATTACGGCATACTCACAAACAACTTACACGTTCAGTTACACTGGAGGTCAGCAAACCATCGCCCTTCAGGCAGGTTCTTATTCCGTTCAGTGTTGGGGAGCAAAGGGAGAATCAGCTGTGAACCAACCGACTGGAGGTATAGGAGGTTATTCTGCAGGAACATTTAGTCTTAGTTCTACAACGACCGTATACGTTTCAGCAGGAGGTAAAGGAAGTTTAGGACCTTCTTCAGGCGCATTTGCGAATGGTGGTTGGAATGGTGGCGGACAAGGATACGGAAGTACTGTTATAGGAGCTGGTGGTGGTGGCGCGTCACATATAGCAACAGTAACAGGGGTTTTAAGTGCTTTATCGAGTAACACATCCGCAATTATTATAGTTGCCGGCGGTGGCGGTGGCTCTGGATATGCTGGTGTTGGCGGTAATGGTGGTGGAGTAACTGGTGGAAACGGAAATAGTGGCACTGGTGGTACTACTGGTGGCACTTTCGGAGTTGGAGCAATTGGAACAACCGCCGGTACTTGCGGTGGTGGTGGTGGTGGTTGGTTCGGAGGTAACTTAGGTAGTCCTGGAAATACTGGTGGAGCTGGCGGCGGCTCAGGCTACATTGGAGGACTTATCAGTGGTATTACTGTTCAATCAGGTCAAACCGGTTTTGTGTCCGATCCCGATGTTACAGGAAACGGCTTGGTACTTATTACAGAGTTATGTAACATTTCCATCTATTCTTCCGGTACCAATAGTTTAAATCCTTCGATTTGCAGTGGACAATCACTCACCCTAACAACCAACGCAACCAGTAATTACTCTTGGAGTACAGGGCAGACAACCAATTCCATCGTGGTGGCACCAAACACCAATACTGTTTATTCTCTTGTGGCTACCAGTTCGCTGAACTGTAGTACAAGTACCACCAGAAGTGTAACGGTAAGTTCCCTTCCACCTGTCATCAGTATCTCAAATCCAAGCAACAACATTTGTTTAGGAAAAACAGTTTCACTCACAGCTTCAGGCGCACTCACCTACACCTGGGTGAATGCCGGTGTGGTGAATGGACAAACATTCACACCTTCGGCAACAGCTGCTTACACTGTAATGGGGCAAAACGGTTGTGGTACTACAAACGCAACCACTACTATAACGGTTGCACCTCTGGTGGTAACAGCAACTGCGCCGGTAACGCTTGTGTGTGCAGGTTCAACGGCCACACTTACAGCTACTTCCGCAGTTCCCAATTACACGTGGTTGCCCGGACCATTTACAGGTAGTACGGTAGTAGCATCTCCAACCGCAAATACATTATATACAGTTATAGCTAGTGACGGCGCATGCAATGGTACTGCAACATTGAACATCACTACTAAAGTCACTCCAACTATTACATCTTCTGCAAGTTCTGCTACTATATGTCAAGGCCTGAGCACAACTCTAAATGCTTCTGGTGCCGGAACCGGTGGAACATACAGCTGGACACCAGGTGGAGCGGGTTCTCAAATAACTGTTTCGCCAGCAACATCAACTCTCTATACATTGATGGGCACCAACACTCTTAATTGCACAGGACTGACCCAACAACTTGTAATAGTAGACAATATGCCAATATTTAACGTGGTCGCTAATAAAACGTTGGTTTGCTCAGGACAAACGGTGAACCTTGTTGCAAGTGGTAATAGTATAAGTGGTTTTGTATGGACTAATGGACCATCAACAGGAACTTACACACCAACAGTGAGCACCACAAATGTGTATACTGTAACTGCGAGCCATAGTGCCAATACTTGTACAGCTACAAAAACAATTGTTGTTGCAGCCATCATTCCTAATGTTACATTTCCGGTCGACACTAGTATTTGTGCTGGCGGAACTGCAACCATAACGGCCAGCGGCGCCACTTCTTATGTGTTTAATGGTCTAACTAATGGTACATCAGGTACTACTATTTTTCAGCCACAACAAACTACGACTATTACAATTATAGCAACAACAACATCGCTCACCACAAACTGTCCGCTTACACAAACTCTGCTGCTTAGTGTAAATCCACTACCAACATTAACAGTTGTAGCAACACGAACTGCTATCTGTAAATCTGAAACCAATACTCTAACACCAAGTGGTGCTCAGAGTTTTACATTGACAAGTGCGACTGGAGCAACAAACACCGGAACTTCATTTGTAATCACGCCAACTGCAAGTGTTCTTTATACTGTTACTGGTACCGATTCTAAAGGATGTAAAGCTGAGTTAGTATTACAAGCCAAAGTAAATACTTGCAACAGCTTGAACGAATTTAACTTTAATACTACAGCATGGCTTGTATATCCAAATCCAAGTAATGGAACATTTATATTAAAGTCAGATGTGCCGCTAGATCTTACGCTTGTTAACGAACTTGGACAGCAAGTGCGAACTATACAACTGGAGGCGGCAAATGGTTTCTCTGTTGAGATCAAGAATCTGCGTGCTGGAATTTATTTTGTGATCGATAAAAATAGTTCTGGTACAGCCAGGAAGATAGTGGTGGAGTAG
- a CDS encoding VOC family protein — protein sequence MAQINPHINFNGNAEEAFTFYKSVFGGEFAKIMRFKELANTEFPVAESEANKIMHIALPIGKTVLMANDVPEIMGKTNENENRSKIVISAESKEEADKLFKGLSAGGQIEMPIADSPWGTYFGMFRDKYGIEWMVDFDPNYNVK from the coding sequence ATGGCACAAATAAATCCTCACATTAACTTCAACGGAAATGCCGAAGAAGCATTTACCTTTTACAAATCAGTATTTGGTGGAGAATTCGCAAAGATTATGCGTTTCAAAGAACTTGCAAACACTGAATTTCCAGTCGCAGAAAGTGAAGCAAATAAAATAATGCACATTGCTTTGCCTATTGGAAAAACTGTTTTAATGGCAAATGATGTTCCTGAAATTATGGGAAAAACAAATGAAAACGAGAACAGAAGTAAAATTGTAATAAGCGCGGAAAGTAAAGAAGAGGCAGACAAATTATTTAAAGGTCTATCAGCAGGTGGACAAATTGAAATGCCTATTGCAGACAGCCCCTGGGGTACCTATTTCGGAATGTTTAGAGATAAATATGGAATTGAATGGATGGTAGATTTTGACCCAAACTATAATGTAAAATAG
- a CDS encoding DUF1801 domain-containing protein, with product MNKEIKSYNDGQEAADKEICELLAKVIDNELTESKNKIWHAHPVWFLEGNPIVGYSKQKKGLRLMFWSGADFEEENLNVRGEKFKDASIFYNDVSEIKTKDLKRWLKKSREIQWDYKNIVKRKGQLERLK from the coding sequence ATGAACAAAGAAATTAAATCCTACAATGATGGGCAAGAGGCGGCTGACAAAGAAATTTGCGAACTACTTGCGAAGGTAATTGACAATGAACTAACTGAATCTAAAAATAAAATTTGGCATGCTCATCCTGTTTGGTTTTTAGAAGGCAATCCAATTGTTGGCTACAGTAAACAAAAAAAAGGATTGAGACTTATGTTTTGGAGTGGCGCAGACTTTGAAGAAGAAAATTTAAATGTAAGGGGTGAAAAATTTAAAGATGCCTCTATTTTCTACAATGATGTTTCAGAAATTAAAACCAAAGACTTAAAACGTTGGCTTAAAAAATCGAGAGAAATACAATGGGATTATAAAAACATAGTAAAAAGAAAAGGACAACTTGAAAGATTAAAATAG
- a CDS encoding T9SS type A sorting domain-containing protein: MFKYQSGSECLLYDFNLQVGDTLPQLCMSWETNIKVTAIDSIFTPYGYRKRFKLSKSKPYLYEGIGNTAGLVEPIGPVMECGYTLQCFSLNDIAYVPTVGASCDLRVGIDSYESDVAPSVFPNPFNDFATISFNAILTKAHLNLYNYIGEKVMTREEIFGESTTIEKGSLKSGVYFFEIIQDSEKMATGKLIITD, translated from the coding sequence ATGTTTAAATATCAAAGTGGTAGCGAATGCTTATTATATGACTTCAATCTACAAGTTGGGGATACACTTCCCCAATTATGTATGAGTTGGGAAACTAATATTAAAGTTACCGCGATAGACAGCATTTTTACACCCTACGGATATCGCAAACGTTTTAAGTTGTCGAAATCTAAACCGTATCTATATGAAGGAATAGGAAATACTGCGGGATTAGTTGAACCGATTGGGCCAGTGATGGAGTGTGGATATACTCTGCAATGTTTCAGTTTAAATGATATAGCCTATGTTCCAACTGTTGGGGCATCGTGCGATTTGCGCGTTGGGATTGACTCTTACGAAAGTGATGTAGCTCCTTCCGTTTTTCCAAATCCTTTTAACGACTTTGCTACTATTTCGTTTAACGCCATTTTAACTAAGGCACATCTTAATCTTTATAATTATATTGGAGAGAAAGTAATGACCCGCGAAGAAATTTTTGGCGAGAGCACGACTATTGAAAAGGGTTCTTTAAAATCTGGCGTCTATTTTTTTGAGATCATACAGGACAGTGAAAAAATGGCGACAGGCAAATTGATCATTACGGATTGA
- a CDS encoding DUF1826 domain-containing protein codes for MKNISLPENQTYCVASFEDLVSTPFHGEMNAISWTRELRGDFSEIVHKLELKENITVVSQENLFELELTKEGQLAREILLNDMKLLKAHGASPTLNLIKYYEMDDTYPFFPTDVYSFHVDRSPIPTDTFLCTYYGEASEILQNSQAEQKVLVPEIREQLKKLFQGSDEKFESFLSEHFFDLHYQAKTNANLINLGIGHLWRLAVDHPESKTLPCIHRAPKEKTGEKRLLLIC; via the coding sequence ATGAAAAATATATCGCTTCCTGAAAATCAAACTTATTGCGTTGCGAGCTTTGAAGACCTTGTTTCCACGCCTTTTCATGGGGAAATGAACGCGATTAGCTGGACGCGTGAACTAAGAGGTGATTTTTCTGAGATTGTACATAAGTTAGAACTAAAAGAAAATATAACGGTAGTCAGTCAAGAAAATCTTTTTGAACTTGAGTTGACTAAAGAGGGACAACTAGCACGTGAAATTCTTTTAAATGACATGAAATTGTTGAAAGCTCATGGTGCATCTCCAACCCTTAATCTGATCAAGTATTATGAGATGGATGATACCTACCCTTTTTTTCCAACCGATGTTTATTCTTTTCATGTGGATCGCTCTCCTATACCAACCGATACCTTTTTATGTACTTACTATGGCGAGGCGAGTGAAATATTACAAAATTCCCAAGCCGAACAAAAAGTGCTTGTTCCCGAAATTCGTGAGCAACTCAAAAAACTATTTCAAGGATCAGATGAAAAATTTGAATCCTTTTTAAGTGAACATTTCTTTGATTTACACTATCAAGCTAAAACAAACGCAAACCTTATCAACTTAGGAATAGGTCACTTATGGCGCTTAGCGGTTGATCATCCTGAAAGTAAAACGCTTCCTTGTATTCACCGGGCACCAAAAGAAAAAACTGGCGAGAAACGCTTGTTATTGATTTGTTGA
- a CDS encoding single-stranded DNA-binding protein — protein MMNIKNHVQLVGRLGANPEVKVLENGNKLARFNVAVSETYKTKTGEKVTDVQWHSIVAWGNLAGIAEKILTKGTQVTVDGKLFNHSYINKEGVKRSSTEIVANELFVFAKQVQAA, from the coding sequence ATGATGAACATTAAAAATCACGTACAATTAGTTGGACGTTTAGGTGCAAACCCAGAAGTAAAAGTATTAGAGAACGGAAACAAACTTGCTCGCTTTAATGTAGCAGTATCAGAAACCTACAAGACAAAAACAGGTGAAAAAGTAACCGATGTGCAATGGCACTCGATTGTTGCCTGGGGAAATTTAGCGGGTATCGCTGAAAAAATCCTTACAAAGGGTACACAGGTAACAGTGGACGGTAAATTATTCAACCACTCCTACATAAATAAAGAAGGTGTAAAACGCTCAAGTACAGAAATTGTAGCGAACGAATTATTTGTATTCGCTAAACAAGTGCAGGCTGCCTAG
- a CDS encoding single-stranded DNA-binding protein: MNAINKVQLTGNLGNDPEIKNFENGKLAKFSMATKEEFTTRSGERSSDTQWHYIIAWGKVAERVENEFKKGSFVSIEGKLVTRNYTDKNGQKKYVTEVVANEVALNQKQS; encoded by the coding sequence ATGAATGCAATAAACAAAGTACAATTAACAGGAAACCTAGGTAACGATCCTGAAATTAAAAATTTCGAAAACGGAAAACTTGCAAAATTCTCAATGGCTACAAAAGAGGAATTCACAACACGAAGTGGCGAAAGATCTTCCGACACACAATGGCATTACATCATTGCCTGGGGCAAAGTGGCAGAACGCGTTGAAAACGAGTTTAAAAAAGGAAGCTTCGTAAGCATAGAAGGAAAACTAGTAACCCGTAACTATACCGATAAAAACGGTCAGAAAAAATATGTGACCGAAGTGGTAGCTAACGAAGTAGCATTAAATCAAAAACAGTCCTAG
- a CDS encoding T9SS type A sorting domain-containing protein, translating into MKNLLLFNIALLWMSSDLKAQIIASGCMSSSSYFLCSTFGSPMACGYNAFGELGNEINPTYNIPINVNGLSGIIAISGGQNYSLFLKNDGNIWACGDNSSGQLGIGSATISSTPIKLNGLSGVTAVSAGERHSLFLKNNGTVWACGYNEYGQLGDGTNTNKNLPSQVNGLSGITAISAGRYHSLFLKNDGSVWACGYNFFGGLGDGTVIDRNIPVQVNGLSSIKAIGAGEWHSLFLKNDGSVWACGYNGTYIDNKISVQVIGLSGITAIGAGARVSLFLKNDGSVWACGNNSAGQLGDGTNTSKGSPVLVSGLSGITAIAAGHSHSIFLKNDGSVWTCGNNSAGQLGDGSFTHMNLPVQTILIVNGQCTSLVSIGSEVSNDFSKLKIFPNPAKDFITIETIGNMPQRKVKIFSNTAQEVFQSSFSDYRINHSLNIDISTLSPGIYFIRFLDEGRQVNGKFVKD; encoded by the coding sequence ATGAAAAATCTACTACTCTTTAACATTGCTCTGCTCTGGATGTCCAGCGACCTAAAAGCACAAATTATCGCCTCGGGTTGTATGTCAAGTTCTTCGTATTTTTTATGCAGTACTTTCGGATCTCCGATGGCCTGCGGATATAATGCGTTTGGGGAACTTGGCAACGAAATAAATCCAACCTATAATATACCTATAAACGTGAATGGGCTATCTGGTATTATTGCAATAAGTGGTGGACAAAACTATTCGCTCTTTCTGAAAAATGATGGTAACATTTGGGCTTGCGGCGACAATTCATCCGGCCAGTTGGGAATTGGATCAGCCACAATTAGCAGTACTCCTATAAAGTTGAACGGGCTCTCAGGTGTCACTGCAGTGTCGGCGGGAGAGCGTCATTCTCTCTTTCTAAAAAATAATGGCACCGTTTGGGCTTGCGGCTATAACGAATATGGACAATTGGGAGACGGTACAAATACAAACAAAAATTTACCATCACAAGTGAATGGTTTAAGCGGCATTACTGCAATAAGCGCAGGAAGATACCATTCTTTATTTCTGAAAAACGACGGCAGCGTCTGGGCTTGCGGATATAATTTTTTTGGCGGATTGGGAGACGGAACAGTTATAGATAGGAACATACCGGTTCAAGTGAACGGATTATCAAGTATAAAAGCAATAGGCGCAGGTGAGTGGCATTCCCTTTTTCTGAAGAATGACGGTAGTGTTTGGGCGTGCGGCTACAACGGAACATATATAGACAATAAAATATCAGTACAGGTAATTGGACTATCAGGTATCACCGCAATAGGAGCAGGAGCCCGGGTATCTCTTTTTCTGAAAAATGATGGCAGTGTTTGGGCTTGTGGAAATAATAGTGCGGGACAATTGGGTGACGGAACAAATACAAGCAAGGGTTCGCCTGTTCTAGTGAGTGGGTTATCAGGCATTACTGCAATAGCTGCTGGACACAGTCATTCGATCTTTCTCAAAAATGATGGCAGTGTTTGGACTTGCGGAAATAATAGTGCGGGACAATTAGGCGATGGTTCCTTTACACATATGAACTTGCCAGTACAGACGATCTTAATAGTTAACGGACAATGTACCTCGCTTGTTAGTATTGGTAGTGAAGTAAGCAATGATTTTTCAAAACTTAAGATCTTTCCAAATCCTGCAAAGGATTTTATAACAATTGAGACCATCGGGAACATGCCGCAGAGAAAAGTAAAAATATTTAGCAATACTGCGCAGGAGGTCTTTCAATCATCCTTTAGTGATTATCGTATCAATCATTCTTTAAACATTGATATTTCTACTCTTTCTCCGGGTATCTATTTTATTCGTTTTTTAGATGAAGGAAGGCAAGTAAATGGAAAGTTTGTGAAAGATTAG
- the arr gene encoding NAD(+)--rifampin ADP-ribosyltransferase, giving the protein MAKNKGNNPLNQGLSPFAQTYFHGTKADLNIGGFIEPGFNSNFGKRKNAKYIFLSATLDASIWGAELAFGDGRERIYLVEPTGPIEDDPDLTDKKFPGNPTKSYRSTHPFKVVGEVTLWQGHSAEQIKTMKDALAKLKEQGIDSLNDEE; this is encoded by the coding sequence ATGGCTAAAAACAAAGGCAACAACCCTCTCAACCAAGGCCTCAGCCCCTTTGCTCAAACCTATTTTCACGGGACAAAAGCAGACTTAAACATTGGAGGCTTCATTGAGCCGGGTTTCAATTCCAATTTCGGAAAAAGAAAAAACGCGAAGTACATTTTTCTCTCAGCAACATTAGATGCCTCTATCTGGGGCGCTGAACTTGCTTTTGGTGACGGGCGTGAAAGAATTTATTTAGTAGAACCAACAGGCCCTATTGAAGATGATCCTGATTTAACGGATAAAAAATTTCCGGGTAATCCAACAAAATCGTATCGTTCAACACATCCCTTTAAAGTGGTGGGTGAAGTAACACTTTGGCAAGGTCATTCTGCCGAACAAATTAAAACCATGAAAGACGCCTTAGCGAAACTCAAAGAACAAGGTATTGATTCGCTCAACGATGAAGAATAG
- a CDS encoding single-stranded DNA-binding protein: MMNIKNHVQLVGRLGANPEVKVLENGNKLARFNIAVSETYKTKTGEKVTDVQWHSIIAWGNLAGIAEKILTKGTQVTVDGKLFNRSYVNKEGVKRSSTEIVANELFVFAKQVQAA; the protein is encoded by the coding sequence ATGATGAACATTAAAAATCACGTACAATTAGTTGGACGTTTAGGTGCAAACCCAGAAGTAAAAGTATTAGAGAACGGAAACAAACTTGCTCGCTTTAATATAGCAGTATCAGAAACCTACAAAACAAAAACAGGTGAAAAAGTAACCGATGTGCAATGGCACTCGATTATTGCCTGGGGAAATTTAGCGGGTATAGCAGAGAAAATCCTTACAAAGGGTACACAGGTAACAGTGGACGGTAAATTATTCAACCGCTCCTACGTAAATAAAGAAGGTGTAAAACGCTCTAGCACAGAAATTGTGGCGAACGAATTATTTGTATTCGCTAAACAAGTGCAGGCTGCCTAA
- a CDS encoding PAS domain-containing sensor histidine kinase, with translation MENNQNNQKILRNRYVPTTEFYSQVIDSLQDYSIFTIDKEFIINSWSSGSTKIFGYTTEEVIGKPFDLIFTEEDFNKGIPKSEIETALKDGRATDNRWHIAKDKSLFYAYGLVFPLIDAYGEVFGYVKILRDLTDRKRSEDAIKKYVRELEDLNTHKESVLAILSHDLRSPLSGIIGTAKYLKENFHKMKPVAVQEMLDLLYKSSTDELEMLDYLVEWARIKYASDVFSPTKLKLTDYIDKVFASLNESALVNAVNLHHEIEEETSVFADRKMLISIIQNIVSNAIKHTEKGGKITVSAKSQDGKIIVRVKDNGIGMSEEIMQKLFTPQMKTLSQTRKNGKGAGIGLLLVKGFLEKNGGEIWVESIEGEGSSFYFTLLIEKEKHKVGDSDEIMFDESA, from the coding sequence ATGGAAAACAATCAGAACAATCAGAAAATTCTTAGAAACAGATACGTACCCACCACTGAATTTTATAGTCAGGTTATTGACAGCTTACAAGATTATTCCATTTTCACTATCGATAAAGAATTTATTATCAATAGTTGGAGTTCTGGCTCCACAAAAATATTTGGTTACACAACAGAAGAAGTTATTGGAAAACCATTCGATTTAATATTTACTGAGGAAGATTTTAATAAAGGAATTCCGAAAAGTGAAATTGAAACAGCTTTAAAGGATGGTCGAGCAACAGATAACCGATGGCACATTGCTAAAGACAAAAGTCTGTTTTATGCCTATGGTTTGGTTTTTCCACTCATTGATGCATACGGCGAGGTGTTTGGTTACGTTAAAATTTTACGTGACTTAACAGATAGAAAACGATCGGAAGATGCTATAAAAAAATATGTGCGAGAATTAGAGGATCTCAATACGCATAAAGAGAGTGTTCTGGCAATTCTTTCACACGATTTAAGAAGTCCACTTTCAGGAATTATTGGAACAGCTAAATATTTGAAAGAAAATTTTCATAAAATGAAGCCGGTAGCCGTTCAGGAAATGCTTGACTTGCTTTATAAATCATCAACCGATGAATTAGAAATGTTAGACTATTTAGTAGAATGGGCTAGAATAAAATACGCATCTGATGTTTTTTCTCCAACAAAACTAAAACTAACCGACTACATTGATAAAGTATTTGCTTCTCTCAACGAAAGTGCTTTAGTTAACGCTGTAAATCTTCATCATGAAATTGAAGAAGAAACTTCAGTGTTTGCAGATCGAAAAATGTTGATTTCGATTATTCAAAACATTGTTTCAAACGCGATAAAACATACTGAAAAAGGAGGAAAGATAACGGTTTCTGCAAAAAGCCAGGACGGAAAAATTATTGTTCGCGTGAAAGATAACGGAATTGGTATGTCGGAAGAAATCATGCAAAAACTTTTTACTCCACAAATGAAAACCCTTTCACAAACAAGAAAGAACGGCAAAGGAGCTGGAATTGGCTTGTTATTGGTAAAAGGCTTTTTAGAAAAAAATGGAGGTGAAATATGGGTAGAAAGTATTGAAGGCGAAGGCTCCTCTTTTTATTTCACCTTACTCATTGAAAAAGAAAAACATAAAGTAGGCGATTCTGATGAAATTATGTTTGATGAAAGTGCATAG
- a CDS encoding type II toxin-antitoxin system PemK/MazF family toxin: MKLKQYDIWLADLNPRIGTEPGKTRPVVIIQTDLLNEFHPSTIVCPVTSKVNKDIQLLRVHLKKDQLDKASDILVDQIRAIDNSRLKKRLGALTKDQIQTLKANTRIVLDI; encoded by the coding sequence ATGAAGCTTAAACAATATGATATTTGGCTTGCAGACCTGAACCCACGAATAGGGACCGAGCCAGGAAAAACCAGACCTGTTGTAATTATTCAAACAGACTTATTGAATGAATTTCATCCATCAACTATTGTGTGTCCGGTGACTTCAAAAGTAAATAAGGACATTCAATTGTTACGAGTTCATTTAAAAAAAGACCAACTTGACAAGGCTTCAGATATATTAGTTGATCAAATCCGTGCAATAGACAATAGCCGACTTAAAAAAAGGCTCGGCGCTTTGACAAAGGATCAAATTCAAACACTCAAGGCAAATACTAGAATCGTTCTGGACATATAA